The proteins below come from a single Vidua chalybeata isolate OUT-0048 chromosome 1, bVidCha1 merged haplotype, whole genome shotgun sequence genomic window:
- the NKIRAS1 gene encoding NF-kappa-B inhibitor-interacting Ras-like protein 1 isoform X3, which produces MQPSMEMPGKVKAWSSHSQWDIPACFQTGLEEGATMEDVYLASVETDRGVKEQLRLYDTRGLQEGVELPKHYFSVADGFVLVYAVTSLEAFQRVELLKKEIDVFRDKKEVAVIVLGNKTDLLDQRQVETEAAQQWARAEKVRLWEVTVTDRKTLLEPFTFLASKLSQSQNKSTFPLPGRKSKGNNCEN; this is translated from the exons ATGCAGCCCTCCATGGAGATGCCAGGCAAGGTCAAGGCCTGGTCAAGTCACTCT CAGTGGGACATTCCTGCTTGTTTTCAAACAGGCTTAGAAGAGGGTGCCACAATGGAAGATGTATATTTGGCATCGGTGGAGACAGACCGAGGCGTGAAGGAACAGTTGCGGCTTTATGACACCAGGGGTCTGCAGGAGGGTGTGGAATTGCCCAAACACTATTTCTCCGTGGCTGATGGCTTCGTCCTGGTGTACGCCGTGACCAGCCTCGAAGCATTCCAAAGAGTCGAACTGCTCAAAAAGGAGATCGATGTCTTCAGGGACAAAAAGGAG GTTGCAGTTATTGTCTTGGGAAACAAAACTGACCTCCTGGACCAAAGGCAAGTggaaacagaagcagcacagcaatgGGCAAGGGCCGAGAAAGTGAGACTGTGGGAAGTGACTGTGACAGATCGGAAAACACTGCTTGAACCCTTTACCTTCTTAGCTAGCAAACTGTCCCAGTCCCAGAACAAATCAACATTTCCCTTACCTGGAAGGAAGAGCAAAGGGAATAACTGTGAAAACTAG
- the NKIRAS1 gene encoding NF-kappa-B inhibitor-interacting Ras-like protein 1 isoform X1 — MGKGYKVVVCGMASVGKTAILEQLLYGKHTVGLEEGATMEDVYLASVETDRGVKEQLRLYDTRGLQEGVELPKHYFSVADGFVLVYAVTSLEAFQRVELLKKEIDVFRDKKEVAVIVLGNKTDLLDQRQVETEAAQQWARAEKVRLWEVTVTDRKTLLEPFTFLASKLSQSQNKSTFPLPGRKSKGNNCEN; from the exons ATGGGAAAGGGCTACAAGGTGGTGGTTTGTGGAATGGCCTCAGTGGGCAAGACTGCAATTTTGGAGCAGCTTCTCTATGGAAAGCATACTGTCG GCTTAGAAGAGGGTGCCACAATGGAAGATGTATATTTGGCATCGGTGGAGACAGACCGAGGCGTGAAGGAACAGTTGCGGCTTTATGACACCAGGGGTCTGCAGGAGGGTGTGGAATTGCCCAAACACTATTTCTCCGTGGCTGATGGCTTCGTCCTGGTGTACGCCGTGACCAGCCTCGAAGCATTCCAAAGAGTCGAACTGCTCAAAAAGGAGATCGATGTCTTCAGGGACAAAAAGGAG GTTGCAGTTATTGTCTTGGGAAACAAAACTGACCTCCTGGACCAAAGGCAAGTggaaacagaagcagcacagcaatgGGCAAGGGCCGAGAAAGTGAGACTGTGGGAAGTGACTGTGACAGATCGGAAAACACTGCTTGAACCCTTTACCTTCTTAGCTAGCAAACTGTCCCAGTCCCAGAACAAATCAACATTTCCCTTACCTGGAAGGAAGAGCAAAGGGAATAACTGTGAAAACTAG
- the RPL15 gene encoding 60S ribosomal protein L15, translating to MGAYKYIQELWRKKQSDVMRFLLRVRCWQYRQLSALHRAPRPTRPDKARRLGYKAKQGYVIYRVRVRRGGRKRPVPKGATYGKPVHHGVNQLKFARSLQSVAEERAGRHCGALRVLNSYWVGEDSTYKFFEVILIDPFHKTIRRNPDTQWITKPVHKHREMRGLTSAGRKSRGLGKGHKFHHTIGGSRRAAWRRRNTLQLHRYR from the exons ATGGGTGCCTACAAGTACATCCAGGAGCTCTGGAGGAAGAAGCAGTCGGACGTGATGCGGTTCCTGCTGCGCGTGCGCTGCTGGCAGTACCGCCAGCTGTCAGCCTTGCACCGCGCCCCGCGGCCCACGCGGCCGGACAAAGCCCGCAGGCTGGGATACAAGGCCAAGCAAG GTTATGTTATTTACCGTGTCCGCGTTCGCCGTGGTGGCCGCAAACGCCCAGTCCCCAAAGGTGCAACCTATGGTAAACCTGTGCATCATGGTGTTAACCAGCTCAAGTTTGCCCGGAGTCTTCAGTCTGTAGCAGAG gAACGTGCTGGCCGTCACTGTGGGGCTCTGAGAGTCTTGAACTCGTATTGGGTGGGCGAAGATTCCACTTACAAGTTCTTTGAAGTGATCCTGATCGATCCCTTCCATAAGACCATCAGGCGGAACCCCGATACCCAATGGATCACCAAGCCTGTCCACAAGCACAGAGAGATGCGTGGGCTGACGTCAGCCGGGCGCAAGAGCCGCGGGCTTGGCAAGGGCCACAAATTCCACCACACCATCGGTGGCTCGCGCCGTGCAGCTTGGAGAAGGCGCAACACCCTGCAGCTGCACCGCTACCGCTAA
- the NKIRAS1 gene encoding NF-kappa-B inhibitor-interacting Ras-like protein 1 isoform X2, which produces MLFRAPWLVKHYLVKLGLKQDNTSPSWSRKGLEEGATMEDVYLASVETDRGVKEQLRLYDTRGLQEGVELPKHYFSVADGFVLVYAVTSLEAFQRVELLKKEIDVFRDKKEVAVIVLGNKTDLLDQRQVETEAAQQWARAEKVRLWEVTVTDRKTLLEPFTFLASKLSQSQNKSTFPLPGRKSKGNNCEN; this is translated from the exons ATGCTTTTCAGAGCACCCTGGCTTGTGAAGCATTACCTGGTTAAACTGGGATTGAAGCAGGACAACACCAGCCCCTCCTGGTCCAGAAAAG GCTTAGAAGAGGGTGCCACAATGGAAGATGTATATTTGGCATCGGTGGAGACAGACCGAGGCGTGAAGGAACAGTTGCGGCTTTATGACACCAGGGGTCTGCAGGAGGGTGTGGAATTGCCCAAACACTATTTCTCCGTGGCTGATGGCTTCGTCCTGGTGTACGCCGTGACCAGCCTCGAAGCATTCCAAAGAGTCGAACTGCTCAAAAAGGAGATCGATGTCTTCAGGGACAAAAAGGAG GTTGCAGTTATTGTCTTGGGAAACAAAACTGACCTCCTGGACCAAAGGCAAGTggaaacagaagcagcacagcaatgGGCAAGGGCCGAGAAAGTGAGACTGTGGGAAGTGACTGTGACAGATCGGAAAACACTGCTTGAACCCTTTACCTTCTTAGCTAGCAAACTGTCCCAGTCCCAGAACAAATCAACATTTCCCTTACCTGGAAGGAAGAGCAAAGGGAATAACTGTGAAAACTAG
- the NKIRAS1 gene encoding NF-kappa-B inhibitor-interacting Ras-like protein 1 isoform X4, whose product MGKGYKVVVCGMASVGKTAILEQLLYGKHTVGLEEGATMEDVYLASVETDRGVKEQLRLYDTRGLQEGVELPKHYFSVADGFVLVYAVTSLEAFQRVELLKKEIDVFRDKKEENECTHSLGQPSKKEAFTCQGSSIHMPCRLQLLSWETKLTSWTKGKWKQKQHSNGQGPRK is encoded by the exons ATGGGAAAGGGCTACAAGGTGGTGGTTTGTGGAATGGCCTCAGTGGGCAAGACTGCAATTTTGGAGCAGCTTCTCTATGGAAAGCATACTGTCG GCTTAGAAGAGGGTGCCACAATGGAAGATGTATATTTGGCATCGGTGGAGACAGACCGAGGCGTGAAGGAACAGTTGCGGCTTTATGACACCAGGGGTCTGCAGGAGGGTGTGGAATTGCCCAAACACTATTTCTCCGTGGCTGATGGCTTCGTCCTGGTGTACGCCGTGACCAGCCTCGAAGCATTCCAAAGAGTCGAACTGCTCAAAAAGGAGATCGATGTCTTCAGGGACAAAAAGGAG gaaaatgaatgtaCCCACAGCCTTGGGCAACCCAGCAAAAAGGAGGCCTTCACATGCCAGGGAAGCTCAATTCACATGCCATGCAG GTTGCAGTTATTGTCTTGGGAAACAAAACTGACCTCCTGGACCAAAGGCAAGTggaaacagaagcagcacagcaatgGGCAAGGGCCGAGAAAGTGA